The Acidobacteriota bacterium genome segment GCAGGAGGCCGATGGCGGAGCCCCGCTCGACGACGCTCCCCGGGGCGGGTTCCTGATCCAGGATCCGGCCCGCTGGCAGGCGGGGCGAATGGACCTGGCTGAGCCGGCCCTTGGTCAGGCCGGCCGCCTGCAGCAGGGACAGGGCCTCGTCCAGGCTCTTGGAGGCGAGCTCGGGCACGGTCACGGTGCCGCTGCCGGAGCTGGTGTAGACCTGGACGGGAGTGGTGATGCGGATCTTCGAGCCGGCGGCGGGCTCCTGGCGGACGATGAGCCCCCGCTCGACGCGGTCGCTGGGCTCGCTGCCCTTTTGGGCCATGCTCAGGTCCTTCTTCTTGAGCTCGGCCCGGGCCTGGGCCGAGCTCCGGCCAGTGACGTCGGGCACGGAGACGACCTCGCTCTTGAGCAGGACCTGGGAGAAGATGACGGCGCTCAGGAAGAACAGGATGAGGAAAAGGAGCGTGCCGACGGCCGCGTTATAAAGGAATTTGTTCGCCATGTGCTGTGGTCACGCTCGGGATCGCGGGATTATTATTAGCATAGTTTCCGAACCAAGTAAACGAGCGGCGCGTTGCGCCGGCCCCGGGCCGGGCGATATAATGGCGCTTTCGGAGGAGCGAACATGGACATCACCTATTCAGACTTCCGCAGCGACACGGTCACCAGGCCCACGGACAGGATGAGGCGGGCCATGGCCGAGGCCGTGGTCGGCGACGACGTGCTCGGCGACGACCCGACCGTCCAGGAGCTCGAGCGGCTGGCCGCCGCGACCATGGGCAAGGAAGCGGCGCTGTTCTGCCCGTCCGGGACCATGGCCAACTCGATCGCCGTCAAGATGTGGACGAGCGCCCTCGAGGAGGTCATCGTCGAGGAGCGGTCGCATATCTACAACATGGAATCGACCCACATGACCTTCATCTCCGGGGTGACGCCGCGGCCGGTGCGGTCGGCCCGCGGGGCCATGGACCCCGCTGACGTCGTCGCCGCCATCCGCAGGCCCAACGTCCACACCCCGCAGACGACCCTCATCTGCCTCGAGAACACCCACAACAATTGGGGCGGAGCGGTCATCCCGCTGGCGAACTTCAAGGCCATGCGCCGGATCGCCGATGAGCACGGGCTCAAGGTCCATCTCGACGGGGCCCGGATCTTCAACGCCAGCGTCGCCTCCGGCGTCCCGGTCCGGGAGTTCGCGGACCAGGTCGACTCCCTCCAGTTCTGCCTGTCCAAGGGCCTGTCGGCGCCCGTGGGGTCGATGCTCGCGGGGCCCCGGGAGAGGATCGAATTCGGCCGTCGGCTGCGCAAGGCCTTTGGCGGCGGCATGCGCCAGGCCGGCGTGCTGGCCGCGCCCGGCATCATCGCCCTGACCGAGATGGTCGACCGGCTCGCGGACGATCACGCCCGGGCCAAGCGGCTGGCCGCGGGGATCAGCGGCCTGCCTGGAGTCCGGCTCGATCCCGGAACGGTCGAGACCGACATCGTCATTTTCGGCTTCTACCATCCGAAGCTCAGCGTCGAGGCGATGCTGGCGAAGATGAAGGACAAGGGCATCCTGGCCCTGTCCGTCGCCGGCGGCATCCGCCTGGTCACCCACAAGGACGTCGGCGACGAGGACGTCGACCGGGCGATCAGGGTTTTCAAGGAGATCCTGGCCTAAACCGCGGAGGGGCCGGCAGGGAGCGGAGTCATCGAAGCGACCATCAGAAGCATGGCGGAGCGACTCGGAGCCATGCTTCTGGGAAATATCGGAAGAAAGCGCTTTCCTGAGATATTTCTCAGAATCCCGGCCTCGAGTGCTCGGCCGTGATTCTGACCTCCGCTCCCCGGAGTCCGCTCCGCGCCGGTCCTGGGCAAAGCCGAAGAGAGGGACTCTCCCGGAATCGGGAGAAGAGCCTTATAATGGCCTCATGACCGGGCCGGTCGTCCGCGAGATCGAGGCCAAGTCCATCCTCAACGCCTCGAAGATCTACGATTACTGCGTCAATCCGTACACCGGCTGCCAGGTCGGCTGCGCCTACTGCTACGCGGCCCTGTTCATGCGGCGCTACAGCGGGCACAGCGAGCCCTGGGGCGACTTCGTGGACGCCAAGATCAACGCGCCGTCGTTGCTGGCCCGGCAGATCGTCAAGGCCAGGCGGGGCACGATCTGGTTCGCCTCGGTCTGCGATCCCTATCAGCCGCTGGAAGAGCGATATGCCCTGACCCGGCGCTCGCTCGAGGTCCTCGCCGGCCGGGAATTCCCGGTCGTGATCCAGACCAAGTCCGCCCGCGTCCGGCGGGACCTCGACGTCATCAGGCGCATCCCCGACGTCGAGGTCGGATTCAGCGTCGCCAGCGACGACGAGACGATCATCCGGGCCTTCGAACGGATGTCGTCGCCGGTCGGGGAGAGGATCGAGGTGCTGAAGGAGTTCAAGGCCGCCGGGATCCCCACCTTCGCCTTCGCCGGGCCGCTCCTGCCCGGCAACCCCGAGCGGCTGGCGGCGCTCCTCGACGGGGCGGTCAGCCATGTCCTCATCGACCGGATGAACTATGTCCCCGCCGTGAAAGCCGCGTATGCCCGTCTCGGGCTCCTCGAGGCGTTGACGGATGCCTTCTTCCGGACCCAGGCGGAGCGCCTGTCCAAGGCCCTCCAGGCCCGGGGCATCGGGGTCAGGAAGGTGTTCTAGACGCGGCTCAGGCCTTGTGCGGGGCGGCCAGCCTTTCCGCCACGATCTCCGCGATGTCCTTGACGGCGATATCCTCCCGGCCCCCGTCTTTCAGCCCGTCGCGGAGCATGGTCAGGCAGAAGGGGCAGGCCGCGGCCGCCAGCGGCGCGCCGGAGGCGGCGATCTCGTCCGTGCGCAGGCGGTTGATCCGCGTTCCCAGCGATTCCTCGGTCCACATCAGCCCGCCGCCGGCGCCGCAGCAGAAGCTGTCGTCGCCGTGCCGCTTCAGCTCGCGCGGCCCGGCGCCGAGGGCCGCGCGCAGGACCCGCCGCGGCTCTTCGACCAGGCCGTTATGGCGGCCGAGATAGCAGGGATCGTGGAAGGTGTAGGGTCCGGCCGCGGTCGGGGCGAGCGCGAGCCGTCCCTCGTCGATCAGCCGGGCGATGAGCTCGGCGTGGGAGACGACCTCGATCAACCGGAGCCCGGCCTTGTCCTCGTCCGCGAGGTCCGGGACGATGTCGAGCAGCCTGGGATATTCGTGCTTGAGCGTGTTATAGCCGTGCGGGCAGATGGTGACGATCTTCTTCACGCCGTAGCGCTTGAACAGGGCGATGTTCTCCGCGGCCAGGCTCTGGAAAAGATACTCGTTTCCGAGCCGGCGGGCCGAGTCGCCGCAGCACTTCTCTTCGGCCCCGAGCGTGCCGAACTTGACCCCGGCCGCCCGGAGGACCTTGACGAACGAGGAGGCGATGGCTTTCCCGCCGTCGTCGTAGGAGCCCAGGCAGCCGACCCAGAAAAGATATTCGGCGTCCGGGACGTCCTTGATGGGCCGGACCCCGAGCGGCTCGCCCCATTCAGCGCGCTTGGCGAAGCCGATGCCCCAGGGATTGGAGTTCGTCTCCATGTTGCGGAAGAAGGCATTGAGCTCCTGGGGGAACTTGCTCTGCATGAGGACCTGGCTGCGGCGGGCGCCGACGATCTTGCGGATGTGCTCGATCTCGACCGGGCAGACCTTCATGCAGGCGCCGCAGGTCGTGCAGGTCCAGATCTCGCCCTCGGTGAACACGGCCGGGACGAGGCCGGGGAGATCGTCGCGCTTCCTGGCGACGAGGGCCTTGTCGCCGGCGAGCAGGGCCTTCTCCATGTTGAAGAGGATCATCTTGGGCGACAGGGGCTTGCCGCTGGCGAAGGCCGGGCAGGCGTCCTGGCAGCGGCCGCACTCCATGCAGGCGAAGGCGTCGAGGTCGTCCTTCCAGGTGAAATCCGGGAGCTTTTCGACGCCAAAGACCTCGGACTTCTCGAGATCGAGGGCCGCCAGCTCGCCGCTCGGCGTCGACCGGCGGAAGAAGACGTTGAACGGGCCGGCGAACATGTGCAGGTACTTGGAGCGGGGGACATAGGCGATGAAGGAGTAGACGGCGACGACGTGGGCCCACCAGGCCGCCTTGAAGTGCGAGGCGATCGAGGCCTGGCTCAGGCCCGAGCGGCCGATCATCCCGGCCAGCCAGGGCCCGAGGAACGACCACCGCGCCGTCTCGGGACGGGCGGCGACCGAAAAGGCCTCGAAATAGAGGAAGGTCGCCGTGGCCGCGGTGATCAGGAGATAGATGATCGCGGAATCGCCGCGGGTCGTGGCGTAGGCCTTGGGCCGGAGGACGAAGCGCCGGAAGGCCAGGAAGACGACTCCGGCCATGACCGTGCACGCGGCGACGTCGATGAGCGACGAGAAGAAGAGCCCGAACGCCGTCCGGCCGAAGAGATAGAAGCCGTCGAAGAAGCCTTCGAGCGTGTGGCTGACCGTCATGGTGTCGAAGGTCAGGGCGCCGTAGAAGATGCCGGCGTGCATCAGGCCGGTGAAGACCCGCTCGCTGCGCAGGGTGCAGCGCTGGAACAGGACCCTGCCGACGGCGCGCCGGAACCGCTTCCAGAGGTCCCGGAACCGGTCCTCCGGCGCGCCGGCCAGGACGATCCGGACCCGGCGGACGATAGGGACGAAGAAGGCCGCCGCCGTCGCGACGATCAGCAGGGCGAATACGTACTTTTCCGGCGTCGATAACATGCGCGGTCTCCTTCTCTCTCGCCGCGGCCCCTTTTTACAGATTTTCGGGGACGCCGTCAAATCCGGCGCTTCGGCGAAGGCCGGGGCCGGCGGCGGCGCCGGGGGAAGCCTGACCGGTCGCCTTTGACTCGATATTTCCGAGGTGTTATAAAAGTCTATTCTGCGCGGGGCCGGGCCCCGCCGAGGAGACCTTCATGAACGTTCTCGTCGTGCTGCTCGTCGCCGCGGCCATCTTCGCCCTGGCCGGGCGGTTCTATTCCCGGTTCGTGGCCCGCCGCCTGGGAGAGGACCCCGGCCACCCGACCCCGGCCGTGACCTTCAACGACGGCCACGACTATGTCCCGACCAAGCGCTTCGTCGTTTTCGCCCACCATTTCTCGGCCATCGCCGGCGCCGGCCCGATCCTCGGCCCGACCATGGCCATCCTCTACGGCTTCGGCCCGGCCTGGCTCTGGGTCGTCTTCGGCGGCGTGTTCATCGGCGCCGTCCACGACTACACGAGCCTCTTCATCAGCATGCGCGAGGGCGGCAAGTCCATGGCCGAGGTGGCCCGCAAGACCCTCGGCAACTCGGGCTTCAAGCTGTTCATCGCCTTCACCATCGTCATGATCGTCCTGGTGACCTCGTCCTTCCTGAGCGCCACCTCGATCTCCCTGACCTCGGTCTGGCCGCTGGCCAAGATCGGCGTCAAGGAGGGCCAGACCTTCCTCAAGACGGTCGTCCGGGACGGCGTCGTCATGGGCCGCATCGGCGGCATCGCCTCGATGTCGGTCATCGTCATCACCCTCTGCTCGCCGCTCCTCGGCTTCCTGCTCTTCAAGAAGAACCTCAAGACCGTCCCGGCCTATCTCCTGGCCTCGGTCATCTGCGTCGGCTCGGTCCTCCTGGGCATCGCCTATCCCGTCACCCTGGCCCCGACGACCTGGATGCTGATCATCTCGGGCTACGTTCTCATCGCGGCCGGCGTGCCGGTCTGGCTCATCCTCCAGCCCCGCGACTTCATCAACGTCCAGATCCTCTACGGCGGCATCGGCCTGATGATCGTGTCGCTCTTCAGCTGCGGCTTCCAGGGGCTGAAGGTGTCCATGCCGACGTTCAATCTCGCCGAAGGCTCGCTGAACCTTGGCTTCGTCTGGCCGATGATGTTCATCACCATAGCCTGTGGCGCCATCTCGGGCTTCCACTGCCTGGTCGCCGGCGGGACGACCACCAAGCAGCTGTCCAAGGAGACCGACGCCCGGGTCGTCGGCTATGACGGCATGCTGCTCGAGTCGCTTCTCTCGGTCTGCGTCCTCCTGACCCTGGGCGCGGTCATGGCCTTCTCCGACTACAAGGCCATCGTCTGGCCGACCGACCCGGCGGTGAAGTCCAATCCCATCCTGGGCTTCTCGCTGGCCGCCGGGCGGCTCTTCCACCAGGGCCTGGGCATCCCGGTCGCGCTGGGCACGGTCTTCGGCATCCTGCTCGTCGAGGGCTTCGTCATCACCACGCTCGACGCGGCCGTGCGGCTCAACCGCTACCTGTTCGAGGAGCTGTGGGCCATCATCATCAGGAAGGTGCCGCGGCTGCTCAAGCACTTCTGGTTCAACTCCGGCCTGGCCGTCGCGCTCATGTGGGTGCTGGCCTATTCGAACGCCTTCAACTCCCTCTGGCCCATCTTCGGCACGGCCAACCAGCTTCTGGCGGCCATGGCCCTGCTGACGGTCTCGGCCTGGCTCCTGCTGCGCAAGCGCCGGAACTGGTTCACGCTCGTCCCGGCCGCCTTCATGGTCGTGACCACGCTGGTAGCGCTCGGCATCCTGCTGGCCGGGTATCTCAAGCAGGGCAACTGCATCCTGATCGCCGCCGACCTGCTGCTCTTCGCCTTGTCGGCCGGCGTCGTCGTCCTGTTCCTGAAAACATTCCTTAAAAAGCGGAGCGCGTCCGGCGGCGAGCCGGCCGCGGCCTGATCGGGAAGGAGGCACCATGGCCGAGCACAGGGACATTGTCATCATCGGCGCCGGGCCGGGCGGCTACCTGGCCGCCATGCGGGCCGCGCAGCTCAGGAAATCGGTCACCCTGATCGACCAGGACCGCGTCGGCGGCACCTGCATCAACTACGGCTGCATCCCGACGAAATACCTCCTGCACCAGACCCGGGTCCTCAAGGAGCTGGCCGGGATGAAGACGCTCGATGGGCCGGCCGGCGAGGTCCGGCTGAACTGGCCCAGGGTCCAGCAGGGCCGGCAGGCCGTCGTCGACCAGCTGGTCAAGGGTCTCGTCTTCCTCCTCGAAAAGGGCCGGGTCGAGATCGTCAAGGCGCCGGCCCGGCTGCGGGCCGACCGGACGGTCGTCGCCCGGACCGAGGCGGGGGAGAGGGTCTTCGAGGCGGGCGCGGTCATCGTGGCCGCGGGCAGCCGGGCGGCCGGCCTGCCCTTCCTCCAGGCCGACGGCCGGACCGTGATCACCAGCACGGAGGCCCTGGCGCTGGCCGAGGTCCCGAAGAGCCTGCTCATCGTCGGCGCGGGGGCGATCGGCCTGGAGATGGG includes the following:
- a CDS encoding PASTA domain-containing protein encodes the protein MANKFLYNAAVGTLLFLILFFLSAVIFSQVLLKSEVVSVPDVTGRSSAQARAELKKKDLSMAQKGSEPSDRVERGLIVRQEPAAGSKIRITTPVQVYTSSGSGTVTVPELASKSLDEALSLLQAAGLTKGRLSQVHSPRLPAGRILDQEPAPGSVVERGSAIGLLLSQGDVDDRYVMPDLIGRKADGVIAGLDARGFKVADIRYVYYPGAAAGLIVKQEPANGYRIQKRNRISFEVSR
- a CDS encoding GntG family PLP-dependent aldolase produces the protein MDITYSDFRSDTVTRPTDRMRRAMAEAVVGDDVLGDDPTVQELERLAAATMGKEAALFCPSGTMANSIAVKMWTSALEEVIVEERSHIYNMESTHMTFISGVTPRPVRSARGAMDPADVVAAIRRPNVHTPQTTLICLENTHNNWGGAVIPLANFKAMRRIADEHGLKVHLDGARIFNASVASGVPVREFADQVDSLQFCLSKGLSAPVGSMLAGPRERIEFGRRLRKAFGGGMRQAGVLAAPGIIALTEMVDRLADDHARAKRLAAGISGLPGVRLDPGTVETDIVIFGFYHPKLSVEAMLAKMKDKGILALSVAGGIRLVTHKDVGDEDVDRAIRVFKEILA
- a CDS encoding radical SAM protein — its product is MTGPVVREIEAKSILNASKIYDYCVNPYTGCQVGCAYCYAALFMRRYSGHSEPWGDFVDAKINAPSLLARQIVKARRGTIWFASVCDPYQPLEERYALTRRSLEVLAGREFPVVIQTKSARVRRDLDVIRRIPDVEVGFSVASDDETIIRAFERMSSPVGERIEVLKEFKAAGIPTFAFAGPLLPGNPERLAALLDGAVSHVLIDRMNYVPAVKAAYARLGLLEALTDAFFRTQAERLSKALQARGIGVRKVF
- a CDS encoding heterodisulfide reductase-related iron-sulfur binding cluster translates to MLSTPEKYVFALLIVATAAAFFVPIVRRVRIVLAGAPEDRFRDLWKRFRRAVGRVLFQRCTLRSERVFTGLMHAGIFYGALTFDTMTVSHTLEGFFDGFYLFGRTAFGLFFSSLIDVAACTVMAGVVFLAFRRFVLRPKAYATTRGDSAIIYLLITAATATFLYFEAFSVAARPETARWSFLGPWLAGMIGRSGLSQASIASHFKAAWWAHVVAVYSFIAYVPRSKYLHMFAGPFNVFFRRSTPSGELAALDLEKSEVFGVEKLPDFTWKDDLDAFACMECGRCQDACPAFASGKPLSPKMILFNMEKALLAGDKALVARKRDDLPGLVPAVFTEGEIWTCTTCGACMKVCPVEIEHIRKIVGARRSQVLMQSKFPQELNAFFRNMETNSNPWGIGFAKRAEWGEPLGVRPIKDVPDAEYLFWVGCLGSYDDGGKAIASSFVKVLRAAGVKFGTLGAEEKCCGDSARRLGNEYLFQSLAAENIALFKRYGVKKIVTICPHGYNTLKHEYPRLLDIVPDLADEDKAGLRLIEVVSHAELIARLIDEGRLALAPTAAGPYTFHDPCYLGRHNGLVEEPRRVLRAALGAGPRELKRHGDDSFCCGAGGGLMWTEESLGTRINRLRTDEIAASGAPLAAAACPFCLTMLRDGLKDGGREDIAVKDIAEIVAERLAAPHKA
- a CDS encoding carbon starvation CstA family protein — its product is MNVLVVLLVAAAIFALAGRFYSRFVARRLGEDPGHPTPAVTFNDGHDYVPTKRFVVFAHHFSAIAGAGPILGPTMAILYGFGPAWLWVVFGGVFIGAVHDYTSLFISMREGGKSMAEVARKTLGNSGFKLFIAFTIVMIVLVTSSFLSATSISLTSVWPLAKIGVKEGQTFLKTVVRDGVVMGRIGGIASMSVIVITLCSPLLGFLLFKKNLKTVPAYLLASVICVGSVLLGIAYPVTLAPTTWMLIISGYVLIAAGVPVWLILQPRDFINVQILYGGIGLMIVSLFSCGFQGLKVSMPTFNLAEGSLNLGFVWPMMFITIACGAISGFHCLVAGGTTTKQLSKETDARVVGYDGMLLESLLSVCVLLTLGAVMAFSDYKAIVWPTDPAVKSNPILGFSLAAGRLFHQGLGIPVALGTVFGILLVEGFVITTLDAAVRLNRYLFEELWAIIIRKVPRLLKHFWFNSGLAVALMWVLAYSNAFNSLWPIFGTANQLLAAMALLTVSAWLLLRKRRNWFTLVPAAFMVVTTLVALGILLAGYLKQGNCILIAADLLLFALSAGVVVLFLKTFLKKRSASGGEPAAA